One region of Mesobacillus boroniphilus genomic DNA includes:
- a CDS encoding S8 family peptidase: protein MKKKRILGSAVLSIAMGFSMFATGAFGAGVQESQDTYRVLIKGPSAEKAKVKEQYGERWNFGKQGFTAEVNSKQYQALLKNKNIEVSQVGIHSIDARVEGNGNGKGKGDYTAQASYPSDQTPWGIQAIYNDNYIQSTSGGNGIKVAVLDTGINRNHIDLTDNVEQCKDFTQYYSSMVNGSCTDRQGHGTHVAGTAVANGGYDGAGVYGVAPEAELWGYKVLGDNGSGYSDDIAGAIRHAADEGVRTGTKVVISMSLGSSGKDSMIASAVDYAYSKGALVVAAAGNSGPSANTIGYPGGLTNAIAVASLDNTFVNGTHKVSDFSSRGNPYTDGDYYIQEKDVEVSAPGGGIYSTAVDGNYATMSGTSMATPHISGLAAKLWSANKSWSNSQLRSEIQRRAKLYDIKGGTGAATGDDYASGFGFPRVK from the coding sequence ATGAAGAAAAAGAGAATACTCGGGTCCGCGGTACTTAGTATTGCAATGGGTTTTTCGATGTTTGCGACAGGGGCTTTTGGAGCGGGAGTGCAAGAAAGCCAGGATACTTATCGAGTTTTAATTAAGGGGCCGAGTGCAGAAAAAGCAAAAGTGAAAGAGCAATATGGCGAGAGATGGAACTTTGGCAAGCAAGGATTTACAGCAGAAGTAAACAGCAAGCAATATCAGGCATTGTTAAAGAACAAAAATATCGAAGTCTCTCAGGTTGGAATTCATTCAATTGATGCCCGTGTTGAAGGGAATGGCAATGGAAAAGGGAAGGGCGATTACACTGCCCAGGCATCTTATCCATCTGACCAGACTCCTTGGGGAATTCAAGCGATCTATAATGATAATTACATCCAATCCACAAGCGGCGGTAATGGAATCAAGGTAGCTGTCCTCGATACAGGAATCAACCGAAACCATATTGATTTGACTGACAATGTTGAACAATGTAAGGACTTTACTCAATATTATTCTTCGATGGTGAATGGTTCTTGTACGGATCGCCAGGGACATGGTACTCACGTTGCCGGAACTGCGGTTGCTAACGGTGGATACGATGGAGCAGGAGTGTATGGAGTAGCGCCGGAAGCAGAACTTTGGGGCTACAAGGTATTAGGGGATAATGGTTCTGGTTATTCAGATGATATCGCAGGTGCAATCCGCCATGCAGCAGATGAAGGCGTTCGTACAGGAACCAAAGTTGTCATCTCGATGTCTCTAGGTTCAAGCGGTAAGGATTCAATGATTGCAAGTGCTGTCGATTATGCATACAGCAAAGGGGCACTAGTTGTCGCTGCTGCAGGTAACAGTGGCCCAAGTGCCAACACGATTGGATATCCTGGCGGTTTAACAAATGCAATCGCTGTTGCTTCACTGGATAATACCTTCGTAAATGGAACACATAAAGTATCTGACTTTTCTTCTCGTGGAAACCCATATACTGACGGTGACTACTATATCCAGGAAAAGGATGTTGAAGTTTCAGCACCAGGTGGCGGTATCTATTCAACAGCTGTAGATGGAAACTATGCAACTATGAGCGGCACATCAATGGCAACACCACACATTTCCGGCCTTGCAGCTAAACTATGGTCAGCGAATAAGTCTTGGAGCAACTCACAGCTTCGTTCTGAAATCCAAAGACGAGCGAAGCTATATGACATCAAAGGTGGAACAGGAGCGGCTACTGGCGATGACTACGCGTCTGGTTTCGGTTTCCCGCGTGTAAAATAA
- a CDS encoding GNAT family N-acetyltransferase gives MIRKLGENDNERVMDFLKDEAALNLFIIGDIEAFGYDSDFQELWGFYREDHDLTAVLLRFHNSFIPYAKTGKVPVKEFAEIIKSYEEKVFLSGKSDLVEKFENIPGLELGKKQVTYFAECNTDEYFVHTDYEIKTANPEDVDRIIELRSGIEEFYPNPNAREIILQSLKTGTGRTYYLEQEGQMVASASTAAENSMSAMIVGVCTHKDYRRKGLATTVMQKLFKDVMDEGKLLCLFYDNPEAGRIYKRLGFVDIGKWTMYR, from the coding sequence ATGATTAGAAAACTTGGAGAAAATGACAACGAAAGGGTCATGGATTTTTTAAAAGATGAAGCTGCCTTGAATTTGTTCATTATTGGTGATATTGAGGCGTTTGGCTACGATTCAGATTTCCAGGAGTTGTGGGGGTTCTATAGAGAAGATCATGATTTAACAGCGGTTTTGCTTCGGTTCCATAACTCTTTCATTCCCTATGCTAAAACCGGCAAGGTTCCCGTTAAAGAGTTTGCGGAAATTATTAAGTCATACGAAGAAAAGGTTTTTTTATCTGGAAAAAGTGATTTGGTTGAAAAATTCGAGAATATACCCGGGCTTGAACTTGGTAAAAAACAAGTGACATATTTCGCTGAGTGTAATACTGATGAGTACTTCGTACATACAGATTATGAAATTAAGACAGCAAATCCTGAAGATGTGGACCGAATCATCGAATTAAGATCTGGAATCGAAGAATTCTATCCAAATCCAAATGCGCGAGAAATCATATTGCAATCTTTAAAAACAGGTACCGGCAGAACCTATTACCTTGAGCAGGAAGGACAAATGGTTGCCTCTGCATCCACGGCTGCAGAAAACTCAATGTCAGCGATGATCGTTGGGGTATGTACACATAAAGACTATCGACGAAAAGGGCTTGCGACCACTGTGATGCAAAAACTCTTCAAAGATGTTATGGATGAAGGAAAGTTGTTATGCCTATTTTATGACAATCCGGAAGCAGGCCGGATATATAAGCGGCTGGGATTCGTAGATATTGGGAAGTGGACCATGTACAGGTAA
- the ltaE gene encoding low-specificity L-threonine aldolase yields the protein MIDLRSDTVTKPTEEMRKAMYTADVGDDVYREDPTVRELEETAAEILGKEEALFVTSGTQGNQIAVLTHCRPGQELLLEEESHIFYYESGAVAALAGVQTRTIPGHRGAMDPQDVLNAIRTDDIHYPETGLICLENTHNRAGGAVIPVENMKAIYSIAQKNNVPVHLDGARLFNAAAAAGVDVKEFAKNTDTVQICLSKGLGAPVGSIIAGDAEFITTARKWRKRLGGGMRQAGVIAAPGLIGLTKMKDRLGEDQWNARILAEAIESVPGMKLARQPETNIVVADVAGLNITSDVFVERLRSEGVISGTFGPTFVRFVTHYDVNEDQIQEAIEAIAKVARQ from the coding sequence ATGATTGATTTAAGAAGCGATACTGTCACAAAGCCTACCGAGGAAATGCGAAAAGCAATGTACACAGCCGATGTGGGTGATGATGTTTATAGAGAGGATCCAACAGTCAGGGAGTTGGAAGAAACAGCAGCCGAAATACTAGGCAAAGAAGAGGCCTTGTTTGTTACGAGCGGGACACAGGGAAATCAAATTGCTGTTCTCACACATTGCCGACCAGGACAGGAATTGCTTTTGGAGGAAGAATCTCATATTTTTTATTATGAATCAGGTGCTGTAGCTGCCCTTGCCGGAGTCCAGACCAGGACCATTCCAGGGCACAGGGGAGCAATGGATCCACAGGATGTTTTAAATGCAATTCGTACTGATGATATCCATTATCCGGAAACAGGGCTGATTTGTTTGGAAAATACTCATAACCGCGCAGGGGGAGCAGTCATTCCGGTTGAAAATATGAAAGCGATCTATAGTATTGCACAAAAGAATAATGTACCTGTTCATCTCGATGGGGCCAGATTGTTCAATGCGGCAGCAGCTGCAGGTGTCGATGTGAAGGAATTCGCTAAAAACACAGATACAGTTCAAATATGTCTTTCTAAGGGACTCGGAGCTCCGGTAGGCTCAATCATAGCTGGTGATGCTGAATTTATCACGACAGCCCGAAAATGGAGGAAGCGCCTTGGTGGAGGAATGAGGCAGGCAGGTGTCATTGCTGCACCTGGTTTAATCGGTCTGACCAAGATGAAGGATAGACTTGGAGAAGACCAATGGAATGCAAGGATTCTGGCTGAAGCAATCGAATCGGTGCCAGGAATGAAGCTTGCCCGACAGCCAGAAACAAATATTGTCGTCGCAGATGTAGCAGGCTTGAACATCACTTCTGATGTTTTTGTAGAGAGGTTGCGCTCTGAAGGAGTCATTTCCGGTACGTTCGGCCCAACTTTTGTAAGATTTGTAACCCATTATGATGTAAATGAAGATCAAATTCAGGAGGCAATCGAAGCAATTGCCAAGGTAGCCAGACAATAA
- a CDS encoding CBS domain-containing protein, which produces MEIDKVMTRDVEYCSPDTPIHEVAAKMRDLDVGVMPICEDAQLTGLATDRDIILKAVADNTSMESPISEVMTTDPVRGTVHMTAEEAANLMADVQIRRLPIVEDGKMIGIVSLGDLAVTEKLDDEAGQALEDISVPSEPEK; this is translated from the coding sequence ATGGAAATTGATAAAGTAATGACTAGAGACGTAGAATATTGCAGTCCTGATACACCTATTCACGAGGTAGCAGCAAAAATGAGGGATCTCGATGTTGGAGTCATGCCAATTTGTGAGGATGCCCAACTAACAGGACTTGCTACGGACAGGGATATTATTCTGAAGGCGGTTGCTGATAACACTTCAATGGAATCCCCCATATCGGAGGTAATGACCACCGATCCAGTGAGAGGCACTGTCCATATGACTGCTGAGGAAGCTGCAAACTTGATGGCAGACGTACAAATTCGCAGGCTTCCAATTGTTGAAGACGGAAAGATGATTGGAATTGTATCATTGGGAGACCTTGCCGTAACTGAAAAGCTGGATGATGAAGCAGGACAAGCTTTAGAGGATATCTCAGTTCCTTCTGAACCTGAAAAATAA
- a CDS encoding STAS domain-containing protein, whose amino-acid sequence METNRLKELEGKIQEYETIISEMSAPIIPSIVPQTILVPITGLIRAERFDKIREKLLNFIHNKDIETAIIDLTDISGERIENICLEEIGRELHELASSISLMGVRTLFVGMNPGLVKRMVLDGIKIEAQSFSTFQSALKHLMKEKGIEFRKISE is encoded by the coding sequence TTGGAAACAAATAGGCTCAAGGAGCTAGAGGGAAAAATTCAAGAGTATGAGACAATTATTTCTGAAATGTCCGCGCCAATCATACCTTCTATTGTTCCTCAGACAATACTGGTACCGATTACAGGATTAATTCGTGCAGAGAGATTCGATAAAATTCGCGAAAAATTGCTTAATTTCATCCATAATAAAGATATAGAAACGGCAATCATTGATTTAACTGATATTAGTGGAGAAAGAATTGAGAACATCTGTCTTGAAGAAATAGGCAGAGAGCTGCATGAACTGGCTTCTTCTATCTCATTGATGGGTGTGAGAACGTTATTTGTTGGGATGAATCCTGGACTAGTCAAGCGGATGGTTCTTGATGGTATAAAAATAGAAGCGCAATCTTTTTCAACCTTTCAATCAGCTTTAAAACATTTGATGAAGGAAAAGGGCATCGAGTTCAGAAAAATTTCAGAGTAA
- a CDS encoding BA3454 family stress response protein produces the protein MMREITVTVDLKGKNYLTNVIADRETSEEEILKMARKQVQEQWLF, from the coding sequence ATGATGAGAGAAATTACAGTAACAGTAGACTTAAAGGGAAAAAATTATTTAACCAATGTCATTGCTGACCGTGAAACTTCTGAGGAAGAAATCTTGAAGATGGCACGAAAGCAAGTTCAGGAGCAATGGCTCTTTTAA